One genomic window of Cottoperca gobio chromosome 10, fCotGob3.1, whole genome shotgun sequence includes the following:
- the xpnpep2 gene encoding LOW QUALITY PROTEIN: xaa-Pro aminopeptidase 2 (The sequence of the model RefSeq protein was modified relative to this genomic sequence to represent the inferred CDS: deleted 1 base in 1 codon), with amino-acid sequence MMPSCGWLLLALHLAALTGNTVGAVTYERTERNCSLFPPYLPSTAVNTTLWLQELRALMHPLNISAYIIPGTDAHLSEYIAPRDARMAFVTGFTGSAGTAVVTQTKAALWTDSRYWVQAERQMDCNWELEKDVSISSVAEWLISEVPPGGEIGFDPFLFSLKTQEDYSINLESSNRSLKSVPVNLVDQVWKEKPPIPSDNLTRLPDRVIQRSWQMKVEHIRNQIRENPYEPTALLLSALDETAWLFNLRGNDIPYNPFFYSYTLLTMDEIWLFLHTDRVTDELKVYLNASCAGPLCVQLKSYDTVRDHLKKYVAQPGVKVWIGTEYTNYALYELITPEEKLMTSTYSPVLTTKAVKDDTEQRILRDAHVRDAVAVIQLLMWLEKAVPEGKETELTAAEYVNKCRGKQKDSRGPSFETISASGPNAALAHYSPSEETNRKLTVDEMYLVDSGGQYLDGTTDITRTVHWGTPTAMQKDAFTRVLMGNIEISRTIFPSGTRGVNMEMLGRRALWEVGLNYGHGTGHGVGNYFGVHEWPVGFQSNNIPFRIGMFTSIEPGYYKENDFGIRIEDVVVIVPVHTEYGHNYLTFDTVSLVPYDRKLIDTSLLSSIQLQWLNKYYETIRKLVGPELDKQGLHEEKDWMLKHTESFMKSGSSASVCSSSMTLFALAVALLHNII; translated from the exons ATGATGCCTTCCTGTGGCTGGTTGCTGTTGGCTCTGCATCTGGCAGCACTAACAG GAAATACTGTTGGTGCTGTTACATACGAGCGAACTGAGAGGAACTGCTCCCTGTTCCCCCCG taccTCCCCAGCACAGCAGTAAATACCACTCTCTGGCTGCAGGAGTTACGAGCGCTAATGCATCCTCTGAATATTTCTGCCTACATCATTCCCGGCACTGACGCTCACCTG aGTGAGTATATCGCACCACGTGATGCCAGGATGGCCTTCGTGACCGGCTTTACAGGCTCCGCAG GCACTGCCGTAGTCACTCAGACCAAGGCCGCTCTGTGGACAGACAGCCGCTACTGGGTTCAAGCTGAGAGACAGATGGACTGCAACTGGGAGCTGGAAAAAGATG TGTCCATCAGCAGTGTAGCAGAGTGGCTGATCTCTGAGGTCCCACCAGGCGGGGAGATCGGCTTTGAtcccttcctcttctccctga AAACGCAGGAGGACTACAGTATCAATCTGGAGTCGAGCAATCGCAGCCTGAAGTCTGTCCCTGTTAACCTGGTCGACCAAGTGTGGAAGGAAAAGCCGCCCATCCCATCTGACAACCTCACCCGCCTGCCCGACAGAGTCATAC AAAGGTCCTGGCAGATGAAAGTGGAACATATACGGAATCAGATAAGAGAAAATCCATACGAGCCAACAGCTCTTCTGCTGTCCGCACTGGATGAAACAGCCT GGCTGTTCAATCTGCGCGGGAACGACATCCCATACAATCCCTTCTTCTACTCCTACACATTGCTCACTATGGATGAAATCTG GCTCTTTCTCCACACGGACAGAGTGACGGATGAATTGAAGGTGTACCTGAACGCCTCCTGTGCCGGGCCCCTCTGTGTGCAGCTGAAGAGCTACGACACTGTCCGAGATCATCTCAAGAAGTACGTGGCCCAGCCGGGGGTTAAAGTGTGGATC GGCACAGAGTACACAAACTACGCACTTTATGAGCTCATTACACCAGAG GAGAAACTAATGACGAGCACCTACTCTCCTGTGTTGACGACGAAAGCAGTGAAAGATGATACCGAGCAGCGAATCTTGAGGGATGCTCAT GTGAGGGATGCAGTCGCGGTCATCCAGCTGCTGATGTGGCTGGAGAAGGCAGTGCCAGAGGGGAAAGAAACCGAGCTGACTGCTGCAGAATACGTCAATAAATGTCGCGG caaacagaaagacagcagAGGCCCAAGCTTTGAGACTATCTCTGCAAGCGGACCCAATGCTGCACTGGCCCATTACAG CCCTTCAGAggaaacaaacaggaagctgACAGTTGATGAGATGTACCTGGTGGACTCTGGCGGACAATATTT AGACGGGACCACTGACATCACTCGGACAGTTCACTGGGGAACCCCGACAGCGATGCAAAAG GATGCCTTCACTCGAGTGCTCATGGGAAACATTGAGATATCTCGAACCATCTTCCCCTCAGGGACACGAG GTGTAAACATGGAGATGCTGGGGCGCCGGGCATTGTGGGAGGTTGGCCTTAACTACGGCCACGGCACAGGCCATGGTGTAGGAAACTACTTTGGAGTTCATGAGT GGCCAGTCGGCTTTCAGAGTAACAACATTCCCTTCAGAATCGGCATGTTCACGTCTATTG AACCTGGATATTACAAGGAGAATGACTTTGGGATCCGGATTGAAGATGTTGTTGTGATCGTACCTGTGCATACAGAG TATGGTCATAACTACCTGACCTTTGACACTGTGTCGCTGGTCCCATACGACAGGAAGCTGATTGACACCTCGCTCCTCAGCTCTATACAG CTTCAGTGGCTAAACAAATACTACGAGACAATCCGGAAGCTGGTGGGTCCTGAGCTGGACAAACAGGGACTACATGAGGAGAAGGACTGgatgctcaaacacacagagtcCTTCATGAAATCTGGATCTTCTGCGTCTGTCTGTTCCTCCTCGATGACCCTCTTCGCTCTAGCTGTCGCTCTCCTCCACAACATCATCTGA